The sequence GGCATTTTTCTCGCGCACGGCCGCTTGTATTTCTTCAACGGCTTTCTTCCCGATGCGCATTCGTTCGATCATAGAAGCATTTTGAACACGGTTCAGTTCTTCTTTTAATGTATGTAATTCTTCACCAGCGTCATTCACTTGCTGCTGCTTTTCGCTCAATTTTTCCTGAAGATGCTGAATGCGGGTATATTCATATTCAGCGTTGATCATGGAAAATAATTTTGTTAAACCATCGCTGGTTTCCTGATCAATCTCAGAACGCGTCGGAAGGAATCCCTGCGAATGATCCGACCGGAGATATAATCCTTCGCTGATCACTGTCATTGATTCATCTACGGCGATAGGATTTACTTCGGTTATCTCTTTTAAACATCCATGCAGACTTCCGGCTGATCCGGCAAGATACAGTACACGTTTCCCTTCCCGCAATCCATTCAGCACTAACGATGCGGCAACGCCGGTCTTTCCCCGTTTCCGTTCGCCGATAACGAAAGAGATTTTTCTATTCAGAGATTGTTTAATCGCTTGTTGCTGTGATTCCGTGAATGATGAAGAGAAGATCGGTTCTTTTTTTGCAGCGATAGCATTGTCCAGAAATTTTCGATCGAGTAGATTATGGACAATCTGATTCGACTTGAAGTTGGACCACTGTGCATTGAGTTGTTCGGCACTCTCTGTTGGATTCCATTTGCAATCCATCTCCGGAACAATTTCTCCCGCGTTGCAGGGAAAAAGCAGATACAGAAATTGACTTTGTACATCTGCGACAATGGCCTGGAACGAAAAACGAATTGTCGTTCCAACGGAACATCGAATTGTTGTTGATGGTGAAAAGAAATAGTTTTCAGGGATTTCGAAACGATAGACAGCGGTATTGCCATACAGAGCGATGCGTTTACCGTTGCTCAGTATAGATGAGCGAGGTGTTTGAGAAAGCGCGGCGATCTCTTCCGTCAATGATTGACGGATTCCCTGTATATGTTGATCTATTGATTCCATGAAAAACGAAGGTGTGATGGTGTAAGCCCCACCCAGAGTAGCAAAATTGAAAACCAAAGTCAACGACAAGGAATTGAGAAAAATCTAATATAATGGAGGGGTTTAAAACACAACACCCCGCGTAAGCGGGGTGTTGTGTTCAAAAAGCAGATCCGTATAATTAGATTGTACGAACGTTTGCAGCTTGAAGTCCTTTCGGACCTTGTTCAACGTCGAATTCGACTTTGTCGCCTTCGTTCAGGTTTTTGTATCCTTCGCCGACGATTGCTTTGAAGTGTACGAATACATCTTCGCCGTTAGGTCGTGAAATAAAACCGAAACCTTTTGTTCCGTTGAACCATTTGACTGTTCCTTTTTCCATGGAACACATCCTTTCATTATATGTTGTCCGGCAAGACCTCCGGACTGGTGTACCCCGAGAATACCGACTTAGTTACCTTACTCGCTTTGAATTTCAAAAGCGGCTTCTCGATGATGGTGTGTTCTGTAAAAAGAGGAATAACGATCCATCAAACTGTAAATCAAGCGGCTCATACAACGCTACTGAGCAGAAGACCCCCGAAGGAGTTATTACGGTGTACTGTTAATTGACGCTAATAAGATACACCTTCTCTTTCACTTTTCCTACTTAAATTACTCTTTTATTTTAGCGAAAGAACAACAGTTGAATTTCTTGCAAAAAACGCTACATTCTATAAGGAAATGAGTCAAAAAAAAGCAAAGTCAGAGGGGTAATTATGGAAAATGAACGAAGTAAAATTATTACGCAAGGGACAAATCGAGCACCAAACCGAGCAATGTTACGCGCGGTTGGATTTGGTGATAATGATTTTTCAAAACCGATTATTGGTGTTGCCAATGGGTATTCTACCATCACACCATGTAATATGGGATTGAATGGGTTAACAGCTGAAGCGGAAAAAGGGGTAAAGGAATCCGGCGGAATGCCGCAGATATTTGGAACCATTACCGCCAGCGATGGAATTGCCATGGGAACGGAAGGAATGAAATTTTCTCTTGTCTCACGGGAAGTGATTGCGGACTCGATTGAAACGGCATGCAATGGGCAATGCATGGACGGCGTTGTGGCAATCGGTGGGTGTGATAAAAATATGCCGGGCGGAATGATCGCCATGGCACGGATGAATATTCCCGCAGTGTATGTGTACGGTGGGACAATCAAACCCGGTCACCATCCGAAAGATGGACGGGATCTGAATATCGTCAGCGCGTTTGAAGCGGTTGGACAATTTAGTGCGGGAAAAATTAGCGAAGCAGAGTTGAAAGAAGTAGAATGTTTCTCCTGTCCGGGTGCCGGTTCATGCGGAGGAATGTACACCGCGAACACAATGTCATCGGCATTTGAAGCAATGGGAATGAGTCTGATGTACTCATCAACAATGTCTGCCGAAGACAAAGAAAAATCGGACAGCGCTCATGAATCGGGAAAAGTGTTAATGAATGCGGTGAAGAAAAATATTCGCCCGCTCGATATCATTACCCGCAAATCGATTGAGAATGCAATTACTGTTGTGAATGCCATCGGTGGTTCGACGAATGCAGTGCTTCATTTTCTTGCCATCGCTCATGCGGCGAAGATTCCGTTGACGATTGACGATTTTGAAATGCTACGCAAAAAAGTTCCGGTGTTGTGCGATTTGAAACCGAGCGGAAAATATCTCACCGTCGATTTCCATAAAGCAGGCGGCGTTCCACAGGTGATGAAAATGCTTCTCGTCAACGGGCTGCTTCACGGAGATTGTCTCACGGTAACCGGAGAGACGATTGTTGAAGTTTTAAAAGATGTACCGAATGAACCACGCGCAGATCAACAGGTGATTCATCCATTCAATAAACCTCTTTATAAAGAAGGACATCTGATAATTTTAAAAGGAAATCTTGCTACAGAAGGAGCTGTTGCAAAAGTGACCGGAGTAAAGAATCCGGTTATTACGGGACCGGCACGCGTATTCGATTCGGAAGAATTGGCAATGGCTGCAATTACCGGAAACAAGATTAATGCGGGAGATATTCTAGTCATCCGATACGAAGGACCAAAAGGGGGGCCGGGTATGAGAGAGATGCTTGCTCCGACATCGGCAATCATCGGTCGTGGACTTGGCGATAAGGTTGGTCTTATTACCGACGGACGATTTTCCGGTGGAACGTATGGACTTGTTGTTGGTCATGTTGCGCCCGAAGCAGCTGTCGGCGGAACAATTGCACTCATTAACGAAGGAGATTCCATTACAATTGATGCGACGAAAAATCTGCTGCAATTGAATCTGGATGAAAAAGAGATCACACGACGACGATCGGAATGGAAACCCCGCCGGATTGCATATGATAGAGGCGTCATGGCAAAATACGCCAAACTCGTTTCCACTAGTTCGCTCGGCGCAGTGACAGATTAATAATTTCAACAATAAGTGATATGAAAAAACTCAAGGTTCCCGTCGTTGTTGTTTTTTCTTTTTCCTGCGCTCAGGACTTCACTCATCCGGTCAACAATACCGTTTCAATTTAAAAACCGTCACCGTTGATCACCTTTAATCTCTTAAGGGTCTAATTCCCTCTACGAGGTCGTAGACCCGCCACTTGCGGCGTCATTCCGGCGAAAGTCTACAAAGTGATGCCTTCGGCACCGGAATCCAGGACCTGGATGCCAGCGCAAGCTGGTTCGGCCTTTTTGAATCCCGCTATGCGGAATCCGAAAGGCGGGACATGACAAGATACCTCGCGACTTGCCGCGAGGACATTCATTTAAGGATGCAATACAAAAGAGAGTAAGAAATACGATCGTCTTTATGAAATCTGAACTACTGTTGAAAAATTCATCATTAACAGCTTTCTCGAGTTACTGTGTTTCCGCAACTGAATTTATTAACATACATAACTCAAATGTGTATACATACTCACTCTTAGAGCAAAATGGCAAACGATAGTTGTTTTATAGTGGTGAGATGTGTATTTTTGTAGAGGCATCCTTATCGTAAGGATGCTTTTTTGTATCTATTCACAATATTGAGAGGTAGATGGCACAGATTTTACTATTTGCGCTATTTCAATTGTCCGCATTTCCTTTTTTCTCTGAAAAAGCGGAAAAACCAACTTCCCTTGAAAATTATAGCAATATTGAGCCTCGCTCCGTTGCTATAGCTACACGCTTCGATTCCCTCTTTACTTCCATTGCCCAGCGAAAAGGTTTCAACGGAAACGTCCTCGTTGGAATTCACGGCAACGCGATTTATAAAAACGCGTTTGGTTATTCCGATCTTAAGACAAAAGAACCGCTGAATATCCAATCGGTTTTTCAAATAGCATCAGTATCAAAGCAATTCACCGCCATTGCTATTATGATGCTCCACGAACAGGGGAAATTATCGTACTCAGACACCGTTCAAAAATTTCTTCCAGACTTTCCGTATAAGAATATCACCATCCGACAATTATTATCGCATCGCTCCGGGCTTCCAAACTACATGTATTTTTCGGGAAAATATTGGAAGAAGAAAAAAGAATATCTGACAAATGAAAATGTGCTCAGTCAGATGGTTCACTATAAACCTCGCCCGGAATTTTTGCCCGATCGGCGATATAAGTACAGCAATACCGGTTTTGCGATGCTGGCATTGATTGTTGAACGGATTTCAGGGCTTCCGTTTGATGAATATATGGAACAAAATATATTTCGTCCGCTTGGGATGGTCAATACGTTTGTCTACAATCCCAATAGTAAAAAAACGATCGAATACGAGACAAAAGGGTATAATAAGAACAGGCGAAAAGCATATATCGACTACCTTGATGGAGTCACCGGTGACAAAGGTATCTATTCAACCGTGGAAGATATGTTCCGGTGGGATCAGGCTTTATACTCCGAAAAGATTGTGAAGCAAGAGACATTGGATGAAGCATTTACACCAGCGAGTTATGATTATAAGCGTGACAATAATTATGGCTACGGTTTCCGACTTGATACATTGGCAGATGGAAGCAGAATCGTATATCATGGCGGCTGGTGGCGGGGATATAATTCATTGTTCGTACGAAGATTGGATGATCACACGACCATCATTATTCTGTGTAATAAGGTTAATTGGAGTTTTGGCGATATTCAAGATTTGATGACTATTATAGACACTTCGGGTATGTAATTTTTTTGTACCAAGCGTTCATTTCTTGACTTTGTAAGCGGAATTGTGGAAATTCCCGCAGTTTATTTCCCACCATTCATATTCATTATTAAGGAGTTTTTCAATGACGACAGAAGCCACCGCATCCAAAGGAGGATTGGAGTGGAAGTGGATCATTATCGGTATCATCGCCGGAACAGCGCTCTGCCTTTCTTTATTTCTTATGGTTGCAAAAACATTTCACCTTCCGTTGATTCCCACGTATATGTCGCTGCTTGGTTTTGTTGTGATGGGAATTATCATCGGATATAAGTCTGAGGGATATACTTTAAAAGAACCTGCGATTGGTGGATTTCTTACTTTGGCAATCACCGGTTTTACTCTATCAAGTGTGTTTAACTATTCTTTCTCCATGTCCGAAATGATCGGTGCCCCAATTCTTGGTTTGATCTTGGGATTAATTGGCGGATGGGTTGGCGAGCAGATCCAAATCACACCGGAAGAACTGGTAAAGGAACTTGAAGCTGACAAAAAAGGTGGATTACAGTGGGGTTGGATCATTGCCGGTACGGTCATTGCATTTATCTTTAATGCATTCTTTGTGATTGGCGGATTCGCACTTCTGAAATTCGGCATGGGCGGAATCGTCATGGCACTCGGCGCAAGTTTTCTGTTTGCCGGATTGCTTGTCGGTTATTTTTCTCCCGGAGTTACAATTATGGAAGCGGGTGTCTCCGGCGTTTTGAGTGTAATATTAAATGCACTCTTCCTCTATTCGTTCTCCTTGTTGATGATGGAAGAATCTGTTTATGTGCTTGAAGGACTTGCCGTCGGGTTTGTTCTTTCGTTGATTGGCGGATGGCTTGGCGAAAAGCTGCAAGCATTCATGGAAAACGACAGCGAACACGAACACATATAAGATTTATTCTTTAGAGATATTGAGATCCCCGAGATTTTTTCTTGGGGATTTTTATTTCTACGTGATAATTTTGTGATACTTTTCGGGTAGTTTATGTCTGATCAACAAAGGAAAATTATGAGACACGTATTGGTTGTAGAAGACGACAAAGACATCACCGAATTGCTGAATATCCATCTGAAAGATCTCGGATGCAAAGTAACAACGTCGCATGACGGTGAAAAAGGATATGCTCAGACGCAAAAAAATAAATTTGACCTGATCGTTCTCGATGTAATGCTCCCGAACATGGATGGACTTGAAATCTGTCGAAAAATCCGTGCAGATAAGAATAATACGCCGATTCTCATGCTTACCGCAAAATCGGAAGAGTTGGACAAAGTGCTCGGTCTTGAAGTTGGGGCAGATGATTATTTAACGAAACCGTTCAGCGTGCGCGAATTTATTGCACGCGTAAAAGCGATTTTCCGTCGCGCAGAAGCGATGCAGAATGAAACCGCATCTGCAGAGAAAGCCGCCTATATTGTTTTTGAAGATGTTGAGATCGATCGTGAACGGAGAAAAGTACAGCTGAAAGGAAAGCGTCTTGATCTCACCGCAAAGGAATTTGATCTGCTGCTGCTGTTTGCCGCTCATCCCGGTAAGACGTATACGCGCGAGCAGTTATTGGAACTGGTGTGGGGATATCAATTTAACGGATATGATCACACAGTAAATTCACATATCAATCGTCTTC is a genomic window of Bacteroidota bacterium containing:
- a CDS encoding serine hydrolase domain-containing protein gives rise to the protein MAQILLFALFQLSAFPFFSEKAEKPTSLENYSNIEPRSVAIATRFDSLFTSIAQRKGFNGNVLVGIHGNAIYKNAFGYSDLKTKEPLNIQSVFQIASVSKQFTAIAIMMLHEQGKLSYSDTVQKFLPDFPYKNITIRQLLSHRSGLPNYMYFSGKYWKKKKEYLTNENVLSQMVHYKPRPEFLPDRRYKYSNTGFAMLALIVERISGLPFDEYMEQNIFRPLGMVNTFVYNPNSKKTIEYETKGYNKNRRKAYIDYLDGVTGDKGIYSTVEDMFRWDQALYSEKIVKQETLDEAFTPASYDYKRDNNYGYGFRLDTLADGSRIVYHGGWWRGYNSLFVRRLDDHTTIIILCNKVNWSFGDIQDLMTIIDTSGM
- a CDS encoding cold-shock protein, whose translation is MEKGTVKWFNGTKGFGFISRPNGEDVFVHFKAIVGEGYKNLNEGDKVEFDVEQGPKGLQAANVRTI
- a CDS encoding response regulator transcription factor translates to MRHVLVVEDDKDITELLNIHLKDLGCKVTTSHDGEKGYAQTQKNKFDLIVLDVMLPNMDGLEICRKIRADKNNTPILMLTAKSEELDKVLGLEVGADDYLTKPFSVREFIARVKAIFRRAEAMQNETASAEKAAYIVFEDVEIDRERRKVQLKGKRLDLTAKEFDLLLLFAAHPGKTYTREQLLELVWGYQFNGYDHTVNSHINRLRSKIEEDMSKPKYILTAWGVGYRFAELEEVEG
- the ilvD gene encoding dihydroxy-acid dehydratase, producing MMENERSKIITQGTNRAPNRAMLRAVGFGDNDFSKPIIGVANGYSTITPCNMGLNGLTAEAEKGVKESGGMPQIFGTITASDGIAMGTEGMKFSLVSREVIADSIETACNGQCMDGVVAIGGCDKNMPGGMIAMARMNIPAVYVYGGTIKPGHHPKDGRDLNIVSAFEAVGQFSAGKISEAELKEVECFSCPGAGSCGGMYTANTMSSAFEAMGMSLMYSSTMSAEDKEKSDSAHESGKVLMNAVKKNIRPLDIITRKSIENAITVVNAIGGSTNAVLHFLAIAHAAKIPLTIDDFEMLRKKVPVLCDLKPSGKYLTVDFHKAGGVPQVMKMLLVNGLLHGDCLTVTGETIVEVLKDVPNEPRADQQVIHPFNKPLYKEGHLIILKGNLATEGAVAKVTGVKNPVITGPARVFDSEELAMAAITGNKINAGDILVIRYEGPKGGPGMREMLAPTSAIIGRGLGDKVGLITDGRFSGGTYGLVVGHVAPEAAVGGTIALINEGDSITIDATKNLLQLNLDEKEITRRRSEWKPRRIAYDRGVMAKYAKLVSTSSLGAVTD